The Brassica napus cultivar Da-Ae chromosome C7, Da-Ae, whole genome shotgun sequence genome has a segment encoding these proteins:
- the LOC106421205 gene encoding pentatricopeptide repeat-containing protein At4g21190-like — MLSLRYSLPYLPQTKESTKLFSKRPNNAVVCAARGPRPRHPRVWKTRKRIGTISKSAKMIACIKELSNVKEEVYGALDSFIAWELEFPLVIVKKALAVLEDDREWKKIIQVTKWMLSKGQGRTMGTYFSLLNALAEDNRLDEAEELWSKLFMEHLEGTPRKFFNKMISIYYKRDMHHKLFEVFADMEELGVKPNISIVNMVGKVFLKLGMEDKYEKLVKKYPPPQWEFRYIKGRRVKVKAKQLNELSEGEGGFSSDEDNNGDEIESKSEMLLSDKEPNKVDEPVKESLQQDTKESFQD, encoded by the exons ATGCTTAGCTTGAGATACTCGCTACCTTATCTTCCTCAAACAAAGGAATCAACCAAACTCTTCTCCAAGAGGCCTAACAATGCTGTG GTTTGTGCTGCGAGAGGTCCAAGGCCTCGACACCCTCGAGTATGGAAAACTAGGAAGAGGATCGGAACTATCTCCAAGTCTGCCAAAATGATTGCTTGT ATTAAAGAACTCTCAAACGTTAAAGAAGAAGTCTACGGAGCGCTTGACTCCTTCATCGCTTGGGAGCTAGAGTTCCCTCTCGTCATTGTCAAGAAGGCTTTAGCTGTTCTCGAAGACGATAGAGAGTGGAAGAAGATCATTCAGGTGACGAAGTGGATGCTGAGCAAAGGCCAAGGGAGAACAATGGGAACTTACTTCTCCTTACTAAACGCTTTAGCTGAAGATAACCGCCTCGATGAAGCTGAGGAGCTTTGGAGCAAACTCTTCATGGAGCATTTAGAAGGAACTCCGAGAAAGTTCTTCAACAAAATGATCTCTATTTATTACAAGAGAGATATGCACCACAAGCTCTTCGAG gTGTTTGCTGACATGGAGGAGCTTGGAGTGAAACCGAACATTTCGATTGTGAATATGGTTGGGAAAGTGTTTTTGAAACTTGGGATGGAGGATAAGTACGAGAAGCTTGTGAAGAAGTATCCTCCACCGCAGTGGGAGTTTAGGTACATCAAAGGAAGACGCGTTAAGGTCAAGGCAAAGCAGCTTAATGAGCTAAGCGAAGGTGAAGGAGGCTTTAGCAGCGATGAGGATAATAATGGTGATGAGATTGAGAGTAAATCTGAAATGTTGTTGTCAGATAAGGAACCAAACAAAGTTGATGAACCTGTAAAAGAATCATTACAACAAGACACCAAAGAGAGTTTTCAAgattga
- the LOC106421030 gene encoding COX assembly mitochondrial protein 2 homolog isoform X1 gives MLVRPINLKKTLTRLCSRNSIDSVSTISAILSCISSNPLSRRGVSGHRYQIKIIEEFQKCHLDHPIGKFFGDCTELKVKLLHCFRQEKAVKRKVNFEQSKKLQERLKAIRKDENAET, from the exons ATGTTAGTACGGCCCATTAATCTGAAGAAAACTTTGACCCGGCTCTGTTCTCGTAACTCCATCGACTCTGTTTCGACCATTTCAGCGATTCTGAGTTGTATTAGCTCAAATCCTCTCTCTCGCAGAGGAGTCTCAGGTCATCGATACCAAATCAAG ATAATTGAGGAATTCCAAAAGTGTCATTTAGATCATCCCATTGGAAAGTTCTTCGGAGACTGTACAGAGCTGAAAGTAAAGCTTCTTCATTGTTTCCGCCAAGAG AAAGCTGTGAAGCGGAAGGTAAATTTCGAACAAAGCAagaaacttcaagaaagacTTAAAGCTATAAGGAAAGACGAAAATGCAGAGACTTGA
- the LOC106421030 gene encoding COX assembly mitochondrial protein 2 homolog isoform X2, whose translation MHPPLTPHRHPMCVEIIEEFQKCHLDHPIGKFFGDCTELKVKLLHCFRQEKAVKRKVNFEQSKKLQERLKAIRKDENAET comes from the exons atgcATCCACCACTGACACCACACAGACATCCAATGTGTGTGGAG ATAATTGAGGAATTCCAAAAGTGTCATTTAGATCATCCCATTGGAAAGTTCTTCGGAGACTGTACAGAGCTGAAAGTAAAGCTTCTTCATTGTTTCCGCCAAGAG AAAGCTGTGAAGCGGAAGGTAAATTTCGAACAAAGCAagaaacttcaagaaagacTTAAAGCTATAAGGAAAGACGAAAATGCAGAGACTTGA